The following proteins come from a genomic window of Aerosakkonema funiforme FACHB-1375:
- a CDS encoding NnrU family protein, with protein MMSFAWLTSSHFIILGLLLGFAIAHSGLAALRQWGEKMIGPRAYRILFASVSLPLAVATIVYFFNHRYDGLQLWQVQGVPGVQPLVWLLSAVSFVFLYPATFNLLEIAAIEKPQVHLYESGIIRVTRHPQMVGQIIWCVAHTLWIGTTFTLFTSIGLILHHLFGVWHGDRRLLSRYGEAFAAVKARTSAIPFLAIVQGRQTLQWQEFIRPAYLGVGVFVLLLWYCHPLLIQATARVNW; from the coding sequence ATGATGTCATTTGCTTGGCTGACTTCGAGCCATTTCATAATACTGGGGTTGCTTTTGGGTTTTGCGATCGCCCATAGCGGTTTGGCTGCTTTGCGGCAGTGGGGCGAAAAAATGATTGGGCCCAGAGCTTATCGCATCCTGTTTGCCAGCGTCAGCCTACCTCTGGCCGTCGCGACGATCGTTTACTTTTTTAACCATCGCTACGATGGACTGCAATTGTGGCAGGTACAGGGCGTTCCCGGAGTTCAGCCTCTAGTATGGTTGCTGTCGGCAGTTTCGTTTGTGTTTCTTTATCCAGCCACGTTTAACCTGTTGGAAATTGCCGCGATCGAGAAACCCCAAGTTCATCTTTACGAAAGCGGTATCATTCGCGTCACCAGGCATCCCCAAATGGTAGGACAAATCATCTGGTGCGTTGCACACACGCTCTGGATCGGCACCACTTTCACCCTATTTACATCAATAGGTTTGATTTTGCATCATTTATTCGGTGTCTGGCATGGCGATCGCCGCCTCCTGTCTCGCTACGGCGAAGCATTTGCCGCCGTAAAAGCCCGTACCTCTGCAATACCCTTTCTTGCGATCGTCCAAGGTCGTCAAACTTTACAATGGCAAGAATTTATTCGTCCAGCCTATCTTGGGGTAGGTGTTTTTGTTTTGTTACTGTGGTATTGTCACCCTCTTCTAATTCAAGCTACTGCCCGTGTCAACTGGTGA
- a CDS encoding thioredoxin family protein has product MLLSVNERTFSQEVLKSPTPVLVHFAAPWCGLCKLITPQLSRFQAKLGEKVKVVYVNADENFKISHSYRLTTLPTLILFVDGEIAYRFDCFRNRDDLSAVLELISLGCAEHSKQQRLQPIEYQHFSA; this is encoded by the coding sequence ATGCTGTTGTCGGTTAACGAGCGGACGTTTTCACAAGAAGTTTTAAAATCTCCCACTCCGGTGCTGGTTCATTTTGCAGCTCCCTGGTGTGGTTTGTGTAAGCTGATTACCCCCCAATTAAGTCGATTTCAAGCAAAATTGGGCGAAAAAGTCAAGGTAGTGTACGTTAACGCTGATGAAAATTTTAAAATTTCTCACAGTTATAGACTGACAACACTGCCAACGCTGATTTTATTTGTAGATGGTGAAATCGCCTATCGTTTCGATTGCTTCCGGAATCGGGACGATCTTTCTGCGGTACTGGAGTTGATTTCCCTCGGTTGTGCAGAGCATAGCAAGCAGCAACGGTTGCAGCCGATCGAATATCAACATTTCTCTGCCTAA
- a CDS encoding NAD(P)H-quinone oxidoreductase subunit 5 translates to MEPIYQYAWVIPVLPLLAAMLVGIGLISFNKFTNQLRQLNAVFVVSMLGAAMVLSFALFWSQFQGHEPYTRTLEWAAAGNFHLTMGYTIDHLTALMLVVVTTVAFLVMVYTDGYMAHDSGYVRFYAYLSLFSSSMLGLVVSSNLVQIYIFWELVGMCSYLLIGFWYDRKAAADACQKAFVTNRVGDFGLLLGILGLYWATGSFEFDVIGANLQAFVESGYLSAGLAALFAILVFMGPVAKSAQVPLHVWLPDAMEGPTPISALIHAATMVAAGVFLIARMYPVFEGIPSAMNVIAWTGAVTAFVGATTAITQNDIKKGLAYSTMSQLGYMVMAMGVGAYGAGLFHLTTHAYFKAMLFLGSGSVIHGMEAVVGHDPAYAQDMRMMGGLRKYMPITAITFLIGTLAISGIPPFAGFWSKDEILGSTFQANPVLWAIGWLTAGITAFYMFRMYFTTFEGKFRGKDENVRNKIKAEVLQSQGLAFGPGAMNPQELTVAAAHGHDDGESHEGHHHSDKPHESPITMTLPLMVLAVPSILIGLVGTPFGNYFEEFIHPATELATELHAEAGHESLSEFLVMAGTSVGISLIGITVATLMYLLAKIDPSEIAAKIPSLYKLSKNKWYFDEVYDLLFIKGSRRLARAVMEVDLKVVDGAVNLTGLVTLLSGEGLKYFETGRAQFYALIVFAAVLLGVIFFGVT, encoded by the coding sequence ATGGAACCGATCTATCAGTATGCTTGGGTAATACCCGTCCTGCCGTTGTTAGCGGCTATGTTAGTCGGCATCGGCCTGATTTCATTTAACAAATTTACTAACCAGCTGCGGCAGTTAAATGCCGTGTTTGTGGTATCTATGCTAGGCGCGGCAATGGTTTTGTCCTTTGCCTTGTTCTGGAGTCAATTTCAAGGCCACGAACCCTACACCCGTACCCTGGAATGGGCAGCAGCTGGTAATTTCCACCTCACAATGGGCTATACGATCGACCATCTGACAGCCCTAATGTTGGTCGTCGTGACCACCGTAGCCTTCCTGGTCATGGTCTATACAGATGGCTACATGGCTCACGACTCAGGTTACGTGCGCTTCTACGCCTATCTGAGCTTGTTTAGCTCATCCATGTTGGGTTTGGTGGTGAGCTCCAACTTGGTGCAGATTTATATTTTCTGGGAACTCGTCGGGATGTGTTCCTATTTGCTGATCGGATTTTGGTACGATCGCAAAGCCGCAGCCGACGCCTGCCAGAAAGCATTTGTCACCAACCGCGTCGGCGACTTTGGTTTGCTTCTGGGTATCCTGGGCTTATACTGGGCGACCGGTAGCTTTGAGTTTGATGTCATTGGAGCTAATCTACAAGCTTTTGTAGAATCTGGTTATCTCAGTGCAGGTTTGGCGGCGCTATTTGCAATTTTGGTATTTATGGGCCCAGTCGCCAAATCCGCGCAAGTACCCCTACACGTTTGGCTACCGGATGCGATGGAAGGCCCAACGCCGATCTCCGCCCTCATCCACGCCGCCACGATGGTCGCCGCTGGTGTATTCCTGATTGCGCGGATGTACCCGGTGTTTGAAGGCATACCGTCGGCGATGAATGTCATCGCTTGGACAGGTGCAGTGACAGCCTTTGTGGGCGCAACTACTGCGATTACCCAAAATGACATCAAAAAAGGTCTCGCCTATTCCACTATGTCCCAGTTGGGTTATATGGTGATGGCGATGGGAGTAGGTGCTTACGGTGCTGGATTGTTTCACCTGACAACTCACGCTTACTTCAAAGCGATGCTGTTTTTGGGATCTGGGTCGGTGATTCACGGTATGGAAGCAGTCGTCGGTCACGATCCGGCTTACGCTCAAGATATGCGGATGATGGGCGGTCTGCGGAAATATATGCCCATTACTGCGATTACCTTTTTGATCGGCACTTTGGCGATTTCCGGTATCCCGCCTTTTGCAGGTTTTTGGTCAAAAGACGAAATTCTGGGTTCTACTTTCCAAGCTAATCCAGTTCTGTGGGCGATCGGCTGGTTGACTGCTGGGATAACTGCTTTTTATATGTTTCGGATGTATTTCACCACCTTTGAAGGTAAATTCCGAGGTAAAGATGAGAATGTCCGCAACAAGATTAAAGCAGAAGTTTTACAAAGTCAGGGCTTGGCTTTTGGCCCAGGTGCCATGAATCCCCAAGAACTGACTGTCGCAGCAGCTCACGGTCACGATGACGGCGAATCACACGAAGGTCATCACCACAGCGATAAACCGCACGAGTCACCCATCACGATGACTCTGCCGCTGATGGTTTTGGCAGTTCCTTCTATACTGATTGGTTTGGTGGGAACGCCTTTTGGCAATTACTTTGAGGAATTCATCCATCCGGCGACTGAATTAGCTACAGAGTTACACGCAGAAGCCGGACACGAAAGTTTGTCGGAATTTCTGGTGATGGCGGGTACTTCTGTGGGGATATCCTTAATTGGGATAACGGTAGCTACTTTGATGTACTTGCTGGCTAAGATCGATCCGAGTGAGATCGCTGCCAAAATCCCCTCTCTCTACAAACTGTCCAAGAACAAGTGGTACTTTGACGAAGTTTACGATTTGCTCTTCATTAAAGGTAGCCGCCGCTTAGCTAGGGCAGTTATGGAAGTCGATCTCAAAGTCGTCGATGGTGCGGTCAACTTGACCGGCTTGGTGACACTCTTAAGCGGTGAAGGTCTGAAATATTTTGAAACGGGCCGCGCTCAATTCTACGCTCTCATAGTCTTTGCCGCAGTTCTCTTAGGAGTAATTTTCTTTGGTGTGACTTGA
- the ndhD1 gene encoding photosynthetic/respiratory NAD(P)H-quinone oxidoreductase subunit D1, translated as MNTANFPWLTTIILFPIAASLLIPILPDKDGKTVRWYALIVGLIDFALIVYAFYTGYDLSEPGLQLAESYAWVPQLDLNWSVGADGLSMPLIILTGFMTTLATLAAWPVTLKPKLFYFLILAMYGGQIAVFAVQDMLLFFLVWELELIPVYLLLAIWGGKKRLYAATKFILYTAGGSLFILVAALAMAFYGDKVTFDMRALAAKDFALNFQLWMYAAFFIAYAVKLPIIPFHTWLPDAHGEATAPVHMLLAGILLKMGGYALLRMNVGILPDAHVVFAPALVVLGVVNIIYAALTSFAQRNLKRKIAYSSISHMGFVTIGMASFTNLGLSGAVLQMVSHGLIGASLFFLVGATYDRTHTLMLDEMGGVGQKMRKIFSMWTACSLASLALPGMSGFVAELMVFIGFATSDAYNSTFKVVIVFLAAVGVILTPIYLLSMLREIFYGPENKELVEHEALVDAEPREVFIITALLVPIIGIGFYPKMLTQMYDATTVALTTRLRDSVPSLTEKQQATDTLPTNLKTVAIAPEIGD; from the coding sequence ATGAATACAGCTAATTTTCCTTGGCTGACAACCATAATCTTATTCCCCATTGCGGCGTCCCTTCTCATCCCCATCTTGCCTGACAAAGACGGCAAGACGGTGCGTTGGTATGCGCTGATTGTAGGGCTGATTGATTTTGCACTGATTGTTTACGCTTTCTACACCGGGTACGATTTATCCGAGCCCGGTCTGCAACTGGCAGAAAGCTATGCCTGGGTGCCTCAACTCGACTTGAATTGGTCGGTAGGTGCGGATGGTCTATCCATGCCCCTGATCATTCTCACAGGCTTCATGACCACGCTGGCAACTTTGGCAGCGTGGCCGGTTACTTTGAAACCAAAGCTGTTTTACTTCTTGATACTGGCGATGTACGGCGGTCAAATCGCCGTGTTTGCCGTTCAGGATATGCTGCTGTTTTTCCTGGTGTGGGAACTGGAATTGATTCCTGTTTATCTGCTACTGGCGATTTGGGGCGGCAAGAAACGTCTCTATGCGGCTACTAAATTTATCCTTTACACCGCTGGTGGTTCGCTGTTTATTTTAGTGGCAGCGCTGGCGATGGCCTTTTACGGCGATAAAGTAACTTTCGATATGAGAGCTCTCGCCGCTAAGGACTTCGCCCTCAATTTCCAATTGTGGATGTATGCCGCGTTCTTTATTGCCTACGCTGTCAAACTTCCCATTATTCCTTTCCATACCTGGCTACCGGATGCCCACGGTGAAGCAACCGCGCCAGTGCATATGTTGCTGGCTGGTATTCTCCTGAAAATGGGTGGATACGCCCTGCTGCGGATGAATGTGGGCATTCTTCCCGACGCCCATGTGGTGTTTGCCCCGGCTTTGGTGGTTTTAGGGGTTGTCAATATTATCTACGCGGCGCTAACTTCTTTTGCCCAGAGGAATTTGAAGCGCAAGATTGCCTATTCGTCAATATCTCATATGGGATTTGTGACGATCGGTATGGCTTCTTTTACTAATTTGGGCTTAAGTGGTGCCGTTTTGCAAATGGTTTCCCACGGTTTGATCGGCGCTAGTTTGTTCTTCTTGGTGGGGGCGACATACGATCGCACGCACACCCTGATGTTAGATGAAATGGGCGGCGTCGGTCAGAAAATGCGGAAGATTTTCTCTATGTGGACTGCTTGTTCTCTGGCATCTTTGGCGCTACCGGGAATGAGCGGTTTTGTGGCAGAGTTGATGGTATTTATTGGCTTTGCGACCAGCGATGCTTATAATTCCACTTTCAAGGTGGTGATCGTATTCTTGGCCGCAGTTGGTGTAATTTTGACGCCAATTTATCTGCTGTCTATGCTGCGGGAAATTTTCTACGGCCCGGAAAACAAAGAGTTAGTGGAACACGAGGCTTTGGTCGATGCGGAACCGCGAGAAGTGTTCATTATTACTGCTCTTTTGGTGCCGATTATTGGCATTGGTTTCTATCCCAAAATGCTGACTCAAATGTATGATGCTACTACAGTGGCTTTGACGACAAGACTTCGAGATTCTGTACCTAGTTTGACTGAAAAACAACAAGCAACTGATACACTGCCAACAAATTTGAAAACTGTGGCGATTGCACCTGAAATTGGCGATTAA
- a CDS encoding GDSL-type esterase/lipase family protein gives MFPKILTIGDSITHGVIYSGSDTESGGYRTELYNLFGSDNFDVDFVGPRSNGPSNIDKNHAGNRGWRTDEILNGRVSEPEIGKLDDWLNTYQADVVLLTIGTNDVLQNYDLGNADDRLKEIVDKITTKLPNSHLFLGSIPNSYKYADDLQQVANFNSQALQIVNNKVAQGKNVTYVDINSKLNQNDLADQIHPTLDGYTKMGNAWYDALVPFLGIQKTTRVQAENMTLTNYIVESRNSSALGQKVISVNAATNSIGTASFQFSGSANKYDVVVSYYDENDGQGQLKFKVGGNQVDQWTLNQNLGNASANSQTKLRRTVATGISLNPGTAIEIQGTANQGEYARIDYVEFIPYSNASFSAANITQASGTTNTISVTYTDEDGIDLSSIDNNDIRVTGPNNFNQLATLTGVNQSNGAVTGFYRINAPGGTWDTADNGTYTVVLQNNQVKDNSNNFFPGGNLGNFQVNLAQSGGNIRMEAENMQRTSYLIESNTAASNSQLISLASSGSSSGKVTSNFSGASGIYDVVVRYFDENDGQASVSAKIGGTQIVQWSFNQNLGNSGAVSQTAVTKTIASGLFINQGAAIELQGIANSGEFARIDYIEFLAAGTAPAASDVRAPTATLSATNITNTSNSAYTFTVTYTDDQAVDISSLDSSDLRVTGPNGFNQLATFVSLDSNTNGAIRTATYSLNPLGGSWDALDNGNYTVALQANQVKDTSGNFISGGNLGTFQVSVPQSNGTVRIEAESMQLTNYLVESNTAASSSKAIGLPKSGATSGIASTTFTGVSGSYDVFLRYFDENDGQAQLTTSIAGTQIDQRTLNQNLGSASPDNQSAVTQKIATALSINQGATIQIQGLANQAEYARVDYIEFIPVQQAPLTVINGTDSADILTGNSENNTINGFAGNDTLTGGAGNDSLNGGSGADLFVLAQEQGTDTISDFTDSQDVLGLSGGLTFQQLSIIQGTDVNWNNTLVKITSTDELLATLNGIQATSITVNDFTVV, from the coding sequence ATGTTCCCAAAGATTCTCACAATAGGTGACTCGATCACTCATGGAGTTATTTATAGCGGTAGCGATACAGAGAGCGGGGGATACCGCACCGAACTATACAACTTATTTGGATCTGATAATTTCGACGTAGATTTTGTAGGGCCCCGGTCTAATGGACCAAGTAACATCGATAAAAACCATGCGGGAAATCGCGGCTGGAGAACCGATGAAATCCTCAATGGCAGAGTTTCAGAACCTGAGATTGGCAAACTCGATGATTGGTTGAATACTTATCAGGCGGATGTAGTTCTGCTAACGATTGGCACCAATGATGTGCTACAGAATTATGACCTTGGAAATGCAGACGATCGACTCAAGGAAATAGTCGATAAAATTACTACGAAATTACCTAATTCACATTTGTTTCTAGGCTCTATTCCAAACTCTTATAAATACGCAGACGATCTGCAACAGGTTGCTAATTTTAACTCACAAGCTCTCCAGATTGTAAACAACAAAGTCGCACAAGGAAAAAATGTTACTTATGTCGATATAAACTCCAAGCTAAACCAGAACGATTTAGCCGATCAAATTCACCCGACTCTTGATGGCTATACTAAAATGGGTAATGCTTGGTACGATGCGCTAGTGCCATTTCTCGGTATACAGAAAACCACTCGCGTCCAAGCTGAAAATATGACTCTGACAAACTACATTGTCGAATCGAGGAACAGCTCGGCTTTGGGTCAGAAGGTAATCAGCGTCAATGCAGCTACAAACTCTATTGGAACGGCTTCCTTTCAGTTTTCCGGTTCAGCGAATAAATACGATGTAGTCGTCAGTTATTATGACGAAAACGACGGACAAGGACAGCTAAAATTCAAAGTAGGCGGGAACCAAGTAGATCAATGGACGCTGAACCAAAACTTGGGCAATGCCTCTGCGAATAGCCAAACAAAGTTACGCCGAACAGTTGCCACGGGAATATCCTTAAATCCGGGAACTGCGATCGAAATCCAAGGAACGGCAAACCAGGGCGAGTATGCACGAATAGATTACGTAGAATTTATTCCCTACTCGAACGCAAGCTTCTCTGCCGCTAATATTACACAAGCCAGCGGCACCACGAACACTATTTCTGTTACCTATACAGATGAGGACGGTATAGACTTATCTAGTATCGACAACAACGACATTCGGGTAACTGGGCCAAATAACTTCAACCAACTCGCGACCCTTACAGGAGTTAATCAAAGCAACGGTGCAGTCACCGGCTTTTACCGCATCAACGCTCCGGGAGGTACTTGGGATACAGCCGACAATGGCACTTATACTGTAGTTCTACAAAACAACCAGGTTAAAGATAACAGCAACAACTTCTTCCCTGGCGGAAATTTGGGAAATTTCCAAGTAAATCTGGCTCAGTCTGGCGGAAACATCCGTATGGAAGCTGAGAATATGCAGCGGACAAGCTACCTGATTGAATCAAATACTGCTGCTTCCAACAGTCAGTTAATCAGTTTAGCTTCATCGGGTAGCTCAAGCGGTAAAGTAACGAGCAACTTTAGCGGTGCGAGCGGTATATATGACGTAGTAGTTCGCTACTTTGACGAAAACGATGGACAAGCAAGTGTAAGCGCAAAAATTGGCGGTACTCAAATAGTACAGTGGAGTTTCAACCAAAACTTGGGTAATTCTGGCGCTGTCAGTCAAACGGCAGTGACAAAAACGATCGCTTCTGGACTATTTATCAACCAAGGTGCAGCGATCGAACTTCAAGGCATCGCCAACAGTGGTGAGTTTGCCAGGATAGATTATATCGAATTCCTGGCCGCCGGTACAGCACCTGCGGCCAGTGATGTCAGGGCCCCGACAGCAACGTTATCTGCCACAAACATCACAAATACCAGCAATAGTGCCTACACTTTCACAGTTACTTACACTGATGACCAAGCTGTCGATATTTCCAGTTTGGATAGCAGCGACTTGCGCGTCACTGGCCCAAACGGTTTTAATCAGTTGGCAACTTTTGTCAGCCTTGACAGCAACACCAATGGCGCTATCCGCACTGCTACTTACAGTCTTAATCCTCTCGGTGGCAGTTGGGATGCCTTAGATAACGGCAATTACACTGTAGCTTTGCAAGCAAACCAAGTTAAAGATACTAGCGGCAACTTTATTAGTGGCGGAAATCTAGGTACATTTCAAGTGAGCGTACCTCAGTCTAACGGAACTGTCCGTATAGAAGCTGAGAGTATGCAGCTGACTAACTACCTGGTAGAGTCAAATACCGCTGCTTCCAGCAGCAAGGCAATCGGTCTTCCGAAAAGCGGGGCTACTTCTGGCATCGCCAGCACAACCTTTACGGGTGTCAGTGGCAGTTATGATGTATTTCTCCGGTATTTTGACGAAAATGACGGACAAGCACAGTTGACAACTTCGATCGCAGGTACTCAAATAGACCAACGTACCCTCAACCAAAATTTGGGTAGTGCTAGTCCCGATAACCAATCTGCCGTCACTCAAAAGATTGCTACGGCTTTATCCATTAACCAAGGCGCAACAATTCAAATCCAAGGACTAGCAAACCAAGCTGAGTATGCGCGGGTCGATTACATCGAATTTATTCCTGTACAGCAAGCACCGCTCACCGTAATTAATGGTACTGATTCTGCGGATATCCTGACAGGAAACTCTGAAAATAATACCATTAATGGTTTTGCAGGTAATGATACCCTAACTGGTGGTGCTGGCAATGACAGTTTGAATGGGGGTAGCGGTGCAGATTTGTTCGTATTAGCACAAGAACAAGGAACTGATACCATTAGTGACTTTACAGATAGTCAAGATGTTCTGGGATTATCGGGTGGATTGACGTTCCAGCAACTTTCTATTATCCAAGGTACTGATGTTAACTGGAACAATACTTTAGTTAAAATTACAAGTACTGATGAGCTTCTAGCAACTCTCAATGGGATTCAAGCTACCAGCATCACGGTAAATGATTTCACTGTTGTTTAG
- the wecB gene encoding non-hydrolyzing UDP-N-acetylglucosamine 2-epimerase, whose product MSQSPFKICIIVGTRPEAIKLASVIQRFKSSSSFDTRVILTGQHREMVDQVMQLFDLRADGDLAIMQPQQTLTDITCRSLQGLEMLFRKMQPDAVLVQGDTTTAFAATLAAFYQKIPVGHVEAGLRTDDMFNPYPEEANRRLISQITQLHFAPTSQAVDNLRRSGVVGEIYQTGNTVIDALLMVAERQPACDLPNLDWQKYRVLLATVHRRENWGEPLKDIAKGFLQILNKFPDTALLLPLHRNPTVREPLQAMLGDHPRVFLTEPLDYGELVGAIQRCYLLLTDSGGLQEEAPSLGKPVLVLRETTERPEAIAAGTAKLVGTNPTNIFAVASELLSNPTVYKAMATAINPFGDGHAAERILQIVENYCQKAAERS is encoded by the coding sequence ATGTCGCAATCACCCTTCAAGATTTGTATTATCGTGGGAACCCGCCCGGAGGCGATTAAACTAGCTTCAGTGATTCAGCGCTTCAAGAGTTCCTCATCTTTTGACACGCGGGTGATTTTGACAGGCCAGCATCGCGAAATGGTGGATCAAGTCATGCAACTGTTTGACCTTCGCGCTGATGGGGATTTAGCAATTATGCAGCCCCAGCAAACCTTAACCGATATTACCTGTCGCAGTTTACAGGGTTTGGAAATGTTATTTAGGAAAATGCAGCCGGATGCGGTCTTAGTGCAGGGAGATACGACCACGGCTTTTGCAGCAACCCTCGCAGCATTCTACCAAAAAATTCCTGTAGGACACGTAGAAGCAGGTTTGCGAACCGACGATATGTTCAACCCCTACCCGGAAGAAGCAAATCGGCGTTTGATTTCTCAAATAACCCAGTTGCATTTTGCACCTACTTCGCAAGCTGTGGATAATCTTCGGCGTTCGGGAGTTGTGGGAGAAATTTACCAGACTGGCAATACTGTGATCGATGCTTTGTTGATGGTGGCGGAACGTCAGCCTGCTTGCGATCTACCCAATTTAGATTGGCAAAAGTACCGGGTACTGCTGGCAACGGTACATCGACGCGAAAATTGGGGGGAACCCTTAAAGGATATTGCGAAAGGATTTCTGCAAATTTTAAATAAATTTCCGGATACAGCTTTGCTGTTGCCCCTGCATCGCAATCCTACTGTGCGAGAACCGCTACAGGCTATGTTAGGTGACCATCCCAGGGTATTTCTGACCGAACCTTTGGATTATGGGGAATTGGTAGGTGCGATTCAGCGCTGTTACTTGCTGTTAACTGATTCTGGCGGACTACAGGAGGAAGCGCCTAGCTTGGGGAAGCCAGTCTTGGTGTTACGGGAAACTACGGAAAGACCGGAAGCGATCGCAGCTGGGACAGCTAAACTGGTGGGAACCAATCCCACTAATATTTTTGCCGTTGCAAGCGAGTTGCTGTCCAACCCCACTGTTTATAAAGCAATGGCAACAGCAATCAATCCCTTTGGGGACGGTCATGCAGCGGAACGGATTTTGCAGATTGTCGAGAATTACTGCCAGAAGGCGGCGGAGAGATCCTGA